One window from the genome of Streptococcus salivarius encodes:
- a CDS encoding DUF6287 domain-containing protein, producing the protein MKPATKRFTTLTALALTSVLLLGACGNNKKEATLTSSSSKVSQKVKSTKPSSKEKTKKSEQKTKSSSSEEVSKATSGETASQPSAGNVAGSTQQEVAPTNPSEETAGVNQGTPTEQPAASAEQTPATTVVDATAMANGDFSSVAGTYQNDLGDTITVSPSGSVTRVGAESGYSDTSSQLFNGFAQDGGYVAGFAHNDGPTSDPIFFDSNGQIRFGSDAIYGRMHVYNKLD; encoded by the coding sequence ATGAAACCTGCTACAAAACGTTTCACAACTTTAACCGCACTCGCTTTAACTTCCGTTCTATTACTTGGTGCATGTGGTAATAACAAGAAGGAAGCTACATTAACATCGAGCTCTAGTAAGGTTAGTCAGAAAGTGAAATCGACAAAACCATCTTCAAAAGAAAAAACGAAGAAGTCTGAGCAAAAGACAAAATCTTCTAGTTCAGAAGAGGTCTCAAAGGCAACCTCTGGAGAAACGGCTTCACAACCATCAGCCGGAAATGTTGCTGGATCTACTCAACAAGAAGTTGCTCCAACAAATCCTAGTGAAGAAACAGCTGGAGTAAATCAAGGAACTCCTACAGAACAACCAGCTGCTTCAGCGGAACAAACACCAGCTACCACAGTGGTTGATGCTACGGCAATGGCTAATGGTGATTTCTCTAGTGTTGCTGGTACCTATCAAAATGACTTAGGGGACACAATTACAGTATCCCCATCCGGTAGTGTAACCCGTGTTGGTGCTGAAAGTGGTTATAGTGATACAAGTAGTCAGCTCTTTAATGGTTTTGCTCAAGATGGCGGTTATGTAGCAGGTTTTGCTCATAATGATGGACCAACCAGTGACCCAATTTTCTTTGATAGTAACGGACAGATTCGTTTCGGTTCTGATGCGATATATGGTCGGATGCATGTTTACAATAAATTAGATTAA
- the alaS gene encoding alanine--tRNA ligase: MKQLTSAQIRQMWLDFWKSKGHAVEPSANLVPVNDPTLLWINSGVATLKKYFDGSVIPENPRITNSQKAIRTNDIENVGKTARHHTMFEMLGNFSVGDYFRDEAIEWGYELLTSPEWFDFPKDKLYMTYYPDDKDSYNRWIACGVEPSHLIPIEDNFWEIGAGPSGPDTEIFFDRGEDFDPDNIGIRLLEEDIENDRYIEIWNIVLSQFNADPAVPRSEYKELPNKNIDTGAGLERLVAVMQGAKTNFETDLFMPIIREIEKMSGKTYDPDGDTMSFKVIADHIRSLAFAIGDGALPGNEGRGYVLRRLLRRAVMHGRRLGISDAFLYKLVPTVGQIMESYYPEVLEKKDFIEKIVKREEETFARTIDAGSSMLDELLAILKKSGKDTLEGKDIFKLYDTYGFPVELTEELAEDEGFKIDHEGFKAAMKEQQERARASVVKGGSMGMQNETLANITEPSEFLYEAETAESRLSVIVADDARHDSVNSGQALLVFEQTPFYAEMGGQVADHGTISDAAGTVVARVVDVQRAPNGQALHTVEVEGELVVGANYKLEIDHTRRHRVMKNHTATHLLHAALHNIVGDHAVQAGSLNEQEFLRFDFTHFEAVTPEELRTIEEQVNEEIWKATPVTTIETDIDTAKSMGAMALFGEKYGKNVRVVSIGDYSVELCGGTHVANTAEIGMFKIVKEEGIGSGTRRILAVTSREAYLAYREEEDALKAIAATLKAPQLKEVPNKVASLQEQLHALQKENAALKEKAAAAAAGDVFKDVKEANGVRYIASQVEVSDAGALRTFADQWKQADYSDVLVLAAHIGEKVNVLVASKSKDVHAGNVIKVLAPIVSGRGGGKPDMAMAGGSDANGIQDLLSAVAEQL; encoded by the coding sequence ATGAAACAACTTACTTCAGCACAAATTCGTCAAATGTGGCTTGATTTCTGGAAATCAAAAGGTCACGCTGTTGAACCATCAGCTAACTTGGTTCCAGTTAACGATCCAACCCTTCTTTGGATTAACTCAGGGGTTGCCACTTTGAAAAAATACTTTGATGGCTCTGTGATTCCTGAAAATCCACGTATTACCAACTCACAAAAAGCTATCCGTACCAACGATATCGAAAACGTTGGTAAGACAGCTCGTCACCACACTATGTTTGAAATGCTTGGTAACTTCTCAGTTGGTGATTACTTCCGTGATGAAGCTATCGAATGGGGTTATGAGCTTTTGACAAGCCCAGAGTGGTTTGATTTTCCAAAAGACAAGCTTTACATGACTTACTATCCAGATGATAAAGATTCATACAACCGTTGGATTGCTTGCGGTGTTGAACCAAGTCATTTGATTCCAATTGAAGATAACTTCTGGGAAATCGGTGCTGGACCTTCAGGACCAGATACTGAAATCTTCTTTGACCGTGGCGAAGACTTTGACCCTGATAATATTGGTATCCGTTTGCTTGAAGAAGATATTGAAAACGATCGTTACATTGAAATTTGGAACATCGTTTTGTCACAATTCAACGCAGATCCAGCTGTTCCACGTTCAGAATACAAGGAACTTCCTAATAAAAACATTGATACGGGCGCAGGTCTTGAACGTCTTGTAGCCGTAATGCAAGGGGCTAAAACAAACTTTGAAACAGACCTCTTCATGCCTATCATTCGTGAAATCGAAAAAATGTCTGGTAAAACTTACGATCCAGATGGTGACACAATGAGCTTCAAGGTTATTGCTGACCACATTCGTTCATTGGCATTTGCCATCGGTGATGGTGCTCTTCCAGGTAATGAAGGTCGTGGTTATGTCCTTCGTCGTCTTCTTCGTCGTGCAGTAATGCATGGTCGTCGTCTCGGCATTTCTGATGCTTTCTTGTACAAACTTGTTCCAACTGTTGGTCAAATTATGGAAAGCTATTACCCAGAAGTTCTTGAGAAGAAAGATTTTATCGAGAAGATTGTTAAACGTGAAGAAGAAACCTTTGCACGTACTATCGATGCAGGTTCAAGCATGCTTGACGAGCTTCTTGCTATCCTTAAGAAATCTGGTAAAGATACGCTTGAAGGTAAAGACATCTTTAAACTTTACGATACTTACGGATTCCCAGTGGAATTGACAGAAGAGTTGGCTGAAGATGAAGGCTTCAAGATTGACCATGAAGGTTTCAAAGCTGCCATGAAAGAACAACAAGAACGTGCGCGTGCTAGCGTCGTCAAAGGTGGTTCTATGGGTATGCAAAATGAAACCCTCGCTAACATCACTGAACCATCTGAGTTCTTGTATGAAGCGGAAACTGCTGAAAGCCGTTTGAGCGTCATCGTTGCTGATGATGCTCGTCATGATAGTGTTAACTCTGGTCAAGCCCTCCTTGTCTTTGAACAAACACCATTCTACGCTGAAATGGGTGGACAAGTAGCAGACCACGGTACAATCTCAGATGCAGCTGGTACAGTCGTTGCGCGTGTTGTTGATGTTCAACGTGCACCAAATGGACAAGCCCTTCACACTGTTGAAGTTGAAGGTGAACTTGTTGTAGGGGCTAACTACAAACTTGAAATTGACCACACACGTCGTCACCGTGTCATGAAGAACCATACAGCGACTCACCTCTTGCACGCTGCCCTTCATAACATCGTCGGTGATCATGCTGTTCAAGCCGGTTCTCTTAACGAACAAGAATTCTTGCGTTTCGACTTCACTCACTTTGAGGCTGTAACTCCAGAAGAATTGCGTACTATCGAAGAACAAGTTAACGAAGAAATCTGGAAAGCTACTCCAGTAACAACTATTGAAACAGACATTGACACTGCTAAATCAATGGGAGCTATGGCCCTCTTTGGTGAAAAATATGGTAAGAATGTTCGTGTCGTTTCAATCGGTGATTACTCTGTTGAGCTTTGTGGTGGTACGCACGTTGCCAACACTGCTGAAATCGGTATGTTCAAGATTGTCAAAGAAGAAGGTATCGGTTCAGGAACACGTCGTATCTTGGCAGTGACATCACGTGAAGCTTACCTTGCTTACCGTGAAGAAGAAGATGCCCTCAAAGCAATCGCTGCAACACTTAAGGCTCCACAATTGAAAGAAGTACCTAACAAGGTTGCTAGCCTTCAAGAGCAGTTGCATGCCCTTCAAAAAGAAAATGCTGCTCTTAAAGAAAAAGCAGCAGCTGCAGCAGCTGGTGATGTCTTCAAAGACGTTAAAGAAGCTAACGGTGTTCGTTACATTGCTAGCCAAGTAGAAGTTTCTGATGCAGGTGCCCTTCGTACCTTTGCGGACCAATGGAAACAAGCAGACTACTCTGATGTCCTTGTCCTTGCAGCTCACATTGGCGAAAAAGTTAATGTCCTCGTAGCAAGCAAGTCTAAAGATGTTCACGCAGGTAATGTTATCAAGGTTCTCGCACCAATCGTATCAGGTCGTGGTGGTGGTAAACCAGATATGGCCATGGCCGGTGGTAGCGATGCCAATGGTATCCAAGATCTTCTTTCAGCAGTAGCAGAACAGCTCTAA
- the pepF gene encoding oligoendopeptidase F has protein sequence MSDNRTHLEEKYTWDLTTIFATDADWETEYESTVQDLRKASAYAGHLLDSAKNLLEATELYMSLMRRLEKIYVYASMKNDQDTTVGLYQEYQAKASNLYSQLSEAFAYFEPEFMALDDKKLAEFKEQEPGLGLYDHYFERLLANKDHVLSQEAEELLAAAGDIFNGPTDTFNVLDNADILFPWVSDGQGDVVELTHGNFITLMESKDRDIRKGAYEAMYGTYEQFQHTYAQTLQGVVKVHNYQAKVRHYNSARHAALAANFIPESVYDSLLESVNKHLPLLHRYLDLRKKVLGLDELKMYDVYTPLSETETALTYEESLKKAEEVLAIFGEEYSKGVHAAFTERWIDVHPNKGKRSGAYSGGAYDTNAFMLLNWQDTLDNLFTLVHETGHSLHSTFTRQTQPYVYGDYPIFLAEIASTTNENILTETLLKEVKDDKTRFAILNHYLDGFKGTVFRQTQFAEFEHAIHEADASGQILTADFMNKLYADLNEKYYNLKAEDNYEIQFEWERIPHFYMNYYVYQYATGFAAASYLAEKIVHGTEEDKEAYLTYLKAGSSDYPLEVIKKAGVDMTNTDYLDAAFKVFEDRLVELEALVEKGVHLS, from the coding sequence ATGTCAGACAATCGTACTCATTTAGAAGAAAAATACACATGGGATTTGACGACCATTTTTGCGACAGATGCAGATTGGGAGACCGAATATGAAAGCACTGTTCAGGATTTGAGGAAGGCTAGTGCTTATGCAGGTCATCTCTTGGATTCTGCTAAGAACTTGCTTGAGGCAACAGAACTTTATATGAGCCTTATGCGTCGCTTGGAGAAAATCTATGTCTATGCGTCAATGAAAAATGACCAAGACACAACAGTAGGTCTGTATCAAGAGTACCAAGCAAAGGCCTCAAACCTTTATTCACAGTTGAGTGAAGCCTTTGCTTACTTTGAGCCTGAATTTATGGCCTTGGATGATAAGAAATTAGCTGAATTTAAAGAACAAGAGCCAGGTCTTGGACTTTATGACCACTATTTCGAACGCCTCTTGGCAAACAAGGACCACGTTCTTTCTCAAGAAGCGGAAGAGCTCTTGGCAGCAGCCGGTGATATTTTCAACGGTCCAACGGATACCTTTAATGTCTTGGATAATGCTGATATCCTCTTCCCATGGGTATCAGATGGCCAAGGGGATGTGGTTGAGTTGACACATGGTAACTTTATCACCCTCATGGAATCTAAGGACCGTGACATTCGTAAGGGTGCTTATGAAGCGATGTACGGTACTTACGAGCAGTTCCAACATACCTATGCACAAACACTTCAAGGCGTTGTTAAGGTTCACAATTACCAAGCCAAAGTTCGTCACTATAATTCGGCACGTCATGCAGCACTTGCGGCCAATTTTATTCCAGAGAGTGTTTATGACTCACTCTTGGAATCAGTGAATAAGCATTTGCCACTTTTGCACCGTTACCTTGATTTGCGTAAGAAGGTCTTGGGGCTTGACGAGCTTAAGATGTATGACGTCTACACACCACTTTCTGAGACTGAAACTGCTCTTACTTATGAAGAATCCCTCAAGAAAGCAGAAGAAGTCTTGGCAATCTTTGGTGAAGAGTATAGTAAAGGGGTTCATGCAGCCTTTACGGAACGTTGGATTGACGTTCACCCTAACAAAGGAAAACGCTCAGGTGCCTACTCAGGTGGTGCCTATGATACAAATGCTTTCATGCTTTTGAACTGGCAAGACACTCTGGACAATCTCTTTACCTTGGTTCACGAGACTGGCCACAGCTTGCATTCAACGTTCACACGTCAGACACAACCATATGTTTATGGAGATTACCCAATCTTCTTGGCGGAAATTGCGTCTACAACTAATGAAAATATCTTGACAGAAACGCTTCTTAAAGAGGTTAAAGATGACAAGACACGTTTTGCTATTCTTAACCACTATTTGGATGGTTTCAAGGGAACTGTCTTCCGTCAAACCCAATTTGCTGAGTTTGAGCATGCTATCCATGAAGCAGATGCATCTGGTCAAATCTTGACAGCCGACTTCATGAATAAACTTTACGCAGACCTCAATGAGAAATACTATAACCTTAAAGCTGAAGATAACTACGAAATTCAGTTTGAGTGGGAACGTATTCCGCATTTCTACATGAATTACTATGTCTACCAATACGCTACAGGGTTTGCAGCAGCAAGCTACTTGGCTGAAAAAATTGTTCACGGTACTGAGGAGGATAAAGAAGCTTACCTTACTTACCTTAAGGCGGGAAGCTCAGATTATCCTTTGGAAGTTATCAAGAAAGCTGGTGTTGATATGACCAATACCGACTACTTGGATGCTGCCTTCAAAGTTTTTGAAGACCGTCTCGTTGAATTGGAAGCCTTGGTTGAAAAAGGTGTTCACCTTTCTTAA
- a CDS encoding LURP-one-related/scramblase family protein, giving the protein MKTYFVKQKFRLGGERFDIKDDQGRVAYQVEGSFFKIPKTFTIFGEDGREISHITKEPISLLPKFTVNLQDGSIFYIRKKLTFLRDKYDVDNLGLRIEGNIWDLDFQLLNSQDQVVARIQKELFHLTSTYTVTVYENTYADLAISLCVAIDYVEMLENSSK; this is encoded by the coding sequence ATGAAAACCTATTTTGTCAAACAGAAGTTTCGATTGGGTGGTGAACGCTTTGATATCAAGGATGATCAAGGTAGAGTTGCCTATCAGGTAGAAGGATCCTTTTTTAAGATTCCAAAGACCTTTACGATTTTTGGCGAGGATGGTCGTGAGATTAGTCATATCACCAAGGAGCCTATTAGCCTCTTACCCAAATTTACGGTGAATTTACAGGATGGTTCGATTTTTTACATTCGTAAAAAATTAACCTTTCTTCGTGATAAGTATGATGTCGATAATCTTGGCTTGCGAATAGAGGGGAATATTTGGGACCTGGATTTTCAACTGCTTAATAGTCAAGATCAGGTAGTTGCTAGGATTCAAAAGGAGCTCTTTCATCTAACATCGACCTATACTGTTACCGTTTATGAAAATACTTATGCCGATTTAGCCATTTCCCTATGTGTCGCTATTGACTATGTGGAAATGCTCGAGAATAGCTCAAAATAA
- a CDS encoding OFA family MFS transporter, with the protein MKTTNRYLVATCGVLLHLMLGSTYAWSIYRNPIMAQTGWDQSSVSFAFSLAIFCLGLSAAFMGRLVEKFGPRVTGSMSAVLYAGGNILTGVAIAQGELWILYLGYGILGGLGLGVGYITPVSTIIKWFPDKRGLATGLAIMGFGFASLLTSPLAQYLIQARGVEQTFYILGVVYFIVMLFVSQFIKRPSVEEAQLLADKSPNRQAANLSKGITANEALKSSTFYWLWLILFINISCGLALVSAISPMAQDMVGMSAESAAVVVGVMGIFNGFGRLLWAGLSDYIGRPKTFILLFVVNIVMAILLIVLQVPLVFVVAMAVLMTCYGAGFSLIPPYLSDIFGAKELATLHGYILTAWAMAALVGPMLLSVTYELTKSYQMTLLVFIALYVVALVIAYLLKKKVIRQVV; encoded by the coding sequence GTGAAAACAACCAATCGTTATCTTGTAGCAACGTGTGGTGTCTTACTCCATCTTATGTTGGGGTCTACCTATGCTTGGAGTATCTATCGTAATCCTATTATGGCCCAGACTGGCTGGGATCAATCTTCAGTTTCTTTTGCCTTTTCATTGGCCATCTTTTGTCTTGGTCTTTCTGCAGCCTTCATGGGACGTTTGGTTGAAAAATTTGGTCCTAGAGTGACTGGGAGTATGTCGGCTGTTCTCTATGCCGGAGGTAACATTCTAACAGGAGTTGCCATTGCTCAGGGAGAGCTGTGGATACTTTATCTTGGTTACGGTATTCTTGGTGGTCTAGGACTGGGTGTAGGTTATATTACGCCTGTTTCAACTATTATTAAGTGGTTTCCTGATAAGCGTGGACTTGCGACTGGTCTTGCCATCATGGGCTTTGGCTTTGCCTCACTGCTAACCAGTCCTCTTGCCCAATATCTGATTCAGGCACGTGGTGTTGAGCAGACCTTTTATATTTTGGGAGTTGTTTATTTTATTGTGATGCTTTTTGTCTCACAATTCATTAAACGACCAAGTGTAGAGGAAGCACAACTGTTGGCTGACAAGAGTCCAAACCGTCAGGCTGCTAATTTAAGCAAGGGAATTACGGCTAATGAAGCTCTGAAATCGTCAACTTTCTACTGGTTATGGCTTATCTTGTTTATCAATATTTCATGTGGCTTAGCCCTTGTCTCTGCTATTTCTCCAATGGCTCAAGATATGGTTGGGATGTCAGCGGAATCAGCAGCAGTTGTTGTCGGTGTTATGGGAATCTTTAATGGTTTTGGTCGCCTTCTGTGGGCAGGCTTGTCGGATTATATTGGGCGTCCGAAGACCTTTATCCTCCTCTTTGTGGTTAATATCGTTATGGCTATCCTCCTAATTGTCCTGCAAGTTCCACTTGTCTTTGTGGTTGCGATGGCTGTTCTGATGACATGCTACGGGGCAGGATTCTCCTTGATTCCTCCCTACCTTAGCGATATCTTTGGGGCAAAGGAATTGGCTACCCTTCATGGTTATATTCTGACTGCCTGGGCTATGGCAGCCTTGGTGGGACCAATGCTCCTGTCGGTAACCTATGAATTGACAAAATCTTACCAGATGACCTTGCTTGTTTTCATTGCTCTTTACGTGGTAGCTTTGGTTATTGCTTACCTCTTGAAAAAGAAGGTTATTCGTCAAGTAGTCTAA
- a CDS encoding peptidyl-prolyl cis-trans isomerase, with protein MAKENENLESTEETVEEVVADKDAEQEHLDRQKEEEESIALASEKAKEKAKRAKTKKTRDAGKPSSGGRFLGGLALVAVSALVGAGAMYVSLGNKTTEETTLVSMKGDTVTVGDVFDSLKGSSQTQQSVLSATLQKALEKEYGSKVSKEDVDKAYKQASEQYGDQFSQVLAAYGQTEESYRTQIRTQKLVEYAVNQAAQKDLTEANYKAAYDNYTPNTEVQVVSTTDKAVADKVDSEAKAEGADFSQVAKDNSLEVASKTVNSASQDFPADVLTAAFKQDANAVSDVVTVSNSSTGAATYYIVKTVSKAEKNADWKNYKDDLTKVIINGKKADTNFTNSVIAKVLKKYNVKVVDKAFSAILDQYVTGSGASSSSSSSSSK; from the coding sequence ATGGCTAAAGAAAATGAAAACCTTGAGTCGACAGAAGAAACTGTTGAAGAGGTTGTAGCAGACAAAGACGCAGAACAAGAGCATCTTGATCGCCAAAAAGAAGAAGAGGAAAGCATCGCCCTCGCTAGTGAAAAAGCGAAAGAAAAAGCTAAACGTGCTAAAACGAAAAAGACACGTGATGCTGGTAAACCAAGCTCAGGTGGCCGCTTCCTCGGAGGTCTTGCCCTTGTAGCTGTTTCAGCTCTCGTTGGTGCAGGTGCTATGTATGTTTCTCTAGGTAACAAAACGACTGAAGAAACAACTTTGGTATCTATGAAAGGTGATACTGTTACTGTCGGTGATGTCTTTGATTCACTTAAAGGTAGCAGCCAAACACAACAAAGTGTTTTGAGTGCAACTTTGCAAAAGGCTCTTGAAAAAGAATATGGTAGCAAAGTCAGCAAAGAAGACGTAGACAAAGCTTATAAGCAAGCTTCAGAACAATACGGAGATCAATTCTCACAAGTACTTGCAGCCTATGGTCAAACAGAAGAGTCATACCGTACTCAAATCCGTACACAAAAATTGGTTGAGTATGCTGTTAACCAAGCCGCACAAAAAGATTTGACTGAAGCAAATTACAAGGCCGCCTATGATAACTACACACCAAATACAGAGGTACAAGTAGTTTCAACTACTGATAAAGCAGTGGCAGATAAGGTAGACTCTGAAGCTAAAGCAGAAGGAGCAGACTTCTCACAAGTTGCTAAAGATAACAGCTTGGAAGTGGCTTCTAAGACAGTTAACTCAGCTTCTCAAGACTTCCCAGCAGATGTTTTGACAGCAGCCTTCAAACAAGATGCTAATGCCGTTTCTGACGTAGTGACCGTTTCAAACAGTTCAACTGGTGCTGCAACTTACTATATCGTCAAAACTGTTTCAAAAGCTGAGAAAAATGCAGATTGGAAAAACTATAAGGATGATTTGACTAAGGTTATCATCAATGGTAAGAAAGCTGATACTAACTTCACTAACTCAGTGATTGCTAAGGTCCTTAAGAAATACAATGTTAAAGTTGTAGACAAGGCCTTCAGCGCAATTCTTGACCAGTATGTGACTGGTTCTGGGGCTTCATCAAGTTCATCATCAAGCTCTAGCAAATAA
- a CDS encoding O-methyltransferase, whose protein sequence is MVKSYSKNANHNMRRPVVNKDIVDYMRTHLQENKGHLAELEAFARKENIPIIQHEVVAYFRFLLQTLQPKKILEVGTAIGFSALLMAEYAPDAQITTVDRNEEMIGFAKENLAKYDSRKQITLVEGDAAEVLQDLDTDYDFVFMDSAKSKYIVFLPEILKRLKVGGVIVFDDIFQGGDIAKDIMEVRRGQRTIYRGLHRLFDATLDNPGLTASLVPMSDGLLMLRKNSENIILPD, encoded by the coding sequence ATGGTTAAATCATATAGTAAAAACGCAAATCACAACATGCGTCGCCCAGTAGTAAACAAGGATATCGTGGATTACATGCGAACGCATCTTCAGGAAAATAAAGGGCATTTGGCTGAGCTGGAGGCCTTTGCTCGTAAGGAAAATATTCCAATTATTCAGCACGAAGTTGTTGCTTATTTCCGATTTTTGTTACAGACCTTGCAGCCTAAGAAAATCCTTGAGGTAGGAACGGCTATTGGTTTTTCAGCTCTTCTTATGGCTGAGTACGCCCCTGATGCTCAGATTACGACGGTTGATCGTAATGAAGAAATGATTGGCTTTGCCAAGGAAAATCTAGCCAAGTATGACAGCCGCAAACAAATTACCTTAGTTGAAGGTGATGCAGCAGAAGTTTTGCAAGATTTGGACACTGATTATGATTTTGTTTTTATGGACTCAGCCAAGTCTAAATATATCGTCTTTCTGCCTGAAATCCTAAAACGTCTCAAGGTAGGTGGTGTCATTGTCTTTGATGATATCTTCCAAGGGGGGGATATTGCCAAAGACATTATGGAGGTTCGTCGTGGTCAGCGTACGATTTACCGTGGTTTGCATCGTCTTTTTGATGCGACCTTAGATAACCCTGGTTTGACTGCTAGTTTGGTACCTATGAGTGACGGACTTCTTATGCTTCGGAAAAATTCTGAAAATATTATCTTGCCAGATTAA
- a CDS encoding helix-turn-helix domain-containing protein encodes MFGQDFGHRLRELRLAQGLTKEKFCEGDEVLSVRQLTRIETGKSQPKLETLEHLARRLNISLSELLGERTVVSKLPVEYLNLKYQLMHATSLDKPNNLMKLDEKLGKIIDSYYDDLPADEQRVVDILQSKLYSYTSKTHQKFGMSILEKSLPSLCEKRVYTINDLLLIELYQISLGDGDSMRSDGFSEGTFYTICRNLINSYDNIPTEYLFLLRDALLMVPIVEYERKKFHLSEVAFNQLHRIMEETQDFQKKPILRMLEGQYLYVVKNDIFEAKKAYQEGIILARLLGDTSLADIMSEKMRDAMKE; translated from the coding sequence ATGTTTGGACAAGACTTTGGTCATCGGTTAAGAGAGTTGAGATTAGCACAAGGACTCACTAAAGAAAAATTTTGTGAAGGGGATGAGGTTTTATCAGTACGGCAATTGACACGTATAGAAACAGGGAAGTCTCAACCTAAATTAGAGACCTTAGAGCACTTGGCAAGACGTCTGAATATATCTTTATCGGAATTGCTTGGAGAGAGGACTGTAGTCTCAAAGCTGCCGGTAGAATACCTCAATCTCAAATATCAATTGATGCATGCGACTAGTCTAGATAAGCCAAATAATCTAATGAAACTAGACGAAAAGCTGGGTAAAATTATTGATAGCTATTATGATGATTTGCCTGCTGATGAACAGAGGGTTGTTGATATCTTACAGTCAAAACTTTACTCATATACTTCAAAGACACACCAAAAATTTGGTATGAGCATATTGGAGAAGAGTTTACCATCATTATGTGAGAAAAGGGTATACACTATCAATGATCTACTACTTATAGAACTATATCAAATCTCGTTAGGAGATGGTGATAGTATGAGGTCAGATGGGTTTAGTGAAGGGACCTTTTATACCATTTGTAGAAATCTAATAAATAGTTATGATAATATTCCCACGGAGTATTTGTTTTTACTTAGGGATGCCTTATTAATGGTTCCAATAGTTGAATATGAACGAAAAAAGTTTCATTTATCGGAAGTAGCATTCAATCAACTGCATCGTATTATGGAGGAAACTCAAGATTTTCAGAAAAAACCAATTTTGAGAATGCTAGAGGGACAGTATCTATATGTTGTAAAGAATGATATTTTTGAGGCTAAAAAGGCTTATCAAGAAGGGATAATCTTGGCTAGATTATTAGGAGATACCTCTTTAGCTGACATCATGTCAGAGAAAATGAGAGATGCCATGAAAGAATAG
- a CDS encoding competence protein CoiA produces MLIAKNPEGNLVSALETSLNREESYCCPGCQGVVLLRHGQVMCPHFAHKSLQDCQFFSENESAQHLSLKAALYKSLVNHGEKVRIEKVLSEMGQIADLFVGDSLALEVQCSRLSQKRLRERTRTYHQAGYEVRWLLGEDLWLGRRLTDLQRDFLYFTAKIGFHLWELDWKKEEIRLKYLIYEDIFGRVYYLTKTWSLTENLMTVLRFPYQAEKVETYQVTQRKKVSHVIQRELMGKNPRWMRRQEAAYLKGMNLLSLSDQDFFPQVRFPESRQGFVQIRQSLEGFEKLFKQYYRKSHFSYRQTLYPPTFYAKIEKNRHN; encoded by the coding sequence GTGTTAATTGCAAAAAATCCGGAGGGAAACCTCGTTTCAGCTCTAGAAACTAGTTTGAATCGTGAGGAATCCTATTGCTGTCCGGGCTGTCAGGGAGTTGTCCTATTGAGACATGGTCAAGTCATGTGTCCACATTTTGCTCATAAGTCTTTGCAAGATTGTCAGTTCTTCTCGGAGAATGAATCGGCCCAACATTTATCCCTTAAGGCAGCCTTATATAAATCTTTGGTTAATCATGGTGAAAAAGTACGTATTGAAAAGGTTTTGTCCGAGATGGGGCAAATTGCAGATTTATTTGTTGGCGATTCCCTGGCTCTGGAAGTTCAGTGTTCTCGTTTATCACAGAAACGTTTAAGAGAACGCACACGCACCTATCACCAAGCAGGTTATGAAGTGCGTTGGCTTTTGGGGGAAGACCTATGGTTGGGACGGCGTTTAACAGACTTACAGCGGGACTTTCTCTATTTTACGGCTAAGATAGGATTTCATCTATGGGAGCTTGATTGGAAGAAAGAGGAAATTAGACTTAAGTATCTCATCTATGAGGATATTTTTGGGAGAGTTTATTACTTAACTAAGACTTGGTCTTTAACAGAGAATCTCATGACGGTTTTACGTTTTCCCTATCAAGCAGAAAAGGTTGAGACCTATCAAGTGACTCAGCGAAAGAAAGTCTCACATGTGATTCAACGGGAATTAATGGGGAAAAATCCAAGATGGATGAGAAGGCAGGAGGCGGCTTATCTTAAGGGGATGAATTTGTTAAGTCTGTCTGATCAAGATTTTTTCCCACAAGTAAGATTTCCTGAATCTAGGCAGGGTTTTGTACAAATTAGACAGTCACTTGAAGGTTTTGAAAAGCTTTTTAAGCAATATTATCGAAAAAGTCATTTTTCTTATCGACAAACTCTCTACCCTCCCACCTTTTATGCTAAAATAGAAAAGAATAGACACAATTAA